A genomic region of Halobaculum lipolyticum contains the following coding sequences:
- a CDS encoding PAS domain-containing sensor histidine kinase, translating into MSRPQLPPFADQLGTTILLHDPHDGRILAANEAAERLYGYPAGDLTGIDIERISSSSPRFTGEAALERIRAAADDGVERFEWQIRRGDGGLRWVDVSLRPYRLDGERYVLAEIVDSTESKTQERRVGLLNRLIRHNLRNDMTVIRGHAESLRRAIEDGDKERQAEVIADTAGDLGTMARTVAQIEDLAGNDSDDFRPTRLDSLVEAVAAEYRERHAGLTIETDTQDGIVVWADRGLRYGVEHAVDNAIEHAESAEPWVRLRTRTVADGRRAVVEIEDECPPIPDIEIDAVETGTDPTQLEHGTGVGLFAMQWCAESLGGKLDIGHRAPEGNVVRFTLPTTDEVPVRGE; encoded by the coding sequence ATGAGTCGTCCGCAGCTCCCGCCGTTCGCCGACCAGCTGGGGACGACGATCCTCCTCCACGACCCCCACGACGGGCGGATCCTCGCCGCCAACGAGGCGGCGGAACGCCTGTACGGCTACCCCGCCGGCGACCTGACGGGGATCGACATCGAACGCATCAGTTCGTCGTCCCCGCGGTTCACCGGCGAGGCGGCACTCGAGCGGATCCGGGCGGCCGCCGACGACGGTGTCGAGCGGTTCGAGTGGCAGATCCGCCGCGGCGACGGGGGGTTGCGCTGGGTCGACGTGTCGCTGCGGCCCTACCGCCTCGACGGGGAGCGGTACGTGCTCGCGGAGATCGTCGACTCGACCGAGTCGAAGACCCAAGAGCGGCGAGTCGGGCTCCTCAACCGCCTGATCCGGCACAACCTCCGCAACGACATGACCGTGATCCGCGGCCACGCCGAGAGCCTCAGGCGCGCCATCGAGGACGGCGACAAGGAGCGACAGGCGGAGGTGATCGCCGACACCGCCGGCGACCTCGGCACGATGGCCCGGACGGTCGCACAGATCGAGGACCTGGCCGGCAACGACAGCGACGACTTCCGTCCGACGCGGCTGGACTCGCTCGTCGAGGCGGTCGCCGCCGAGTACCGGGAGCGCCACGCCGGCCTGACGATCGAGACCGACACGCAGGACGGCATCGTGGTCTGGGCCGACCGCGGACTCCGGTACGGGGTCGAACACGCCGTCGACAACGCGATCGAACACGCGGAGTCGGCGGAGCCGTGGGTCCGACTGCGCACGCGCACGGTCGCCGACGGGCGGCGGGCGGTCGTCGAGATCGAAGACGAGTGTCCGCCGATCCCCGACATCGAGATCGACGCCGTCGAGACCGGCACCGACCCCACGCAACTGGAGCACGGAACCGGCGTCGGACTGTTCGCGATGCAGTGGTGTGCGGAGTCGCTCGGGGGGAAACTCGACATCGGCCACCGCGCCCCCGAGGGGAACGTCGTCCGGTTCACGCTCCCGACGACCGACGAGGTGCCCGTCCGGGGCGAGTGA